One part of the [Synechococcus] sp. NIES-970 genome encodes these proteins:
- a CDS encoding hypothetical protein (conserved hypothetical protein) — translation MSIDQIVEQALKDGYLTPSMEAEVGRICDMSSELSIEEYMALDRLMGALLTGEVVAVPRKQFINVMEELVISRSIARVAEVEAGGTQNLDVGDIAAYALNRLPPLYATTEEGASYQRQKAHEQLQDLINEQVDAALSRYLDRPDFYPERQAIASPGQDKSVIAQVSKLLEGYASGFESEENVFS, via the coding sequence ATGAGTATTGACCAGATTGTTGAACAAGCCCTCAAAGATGGCTATCTCACCCCCAGCATGGAAGCCGAAGTCGGACGTATTTGCGATATGTCATCGGAGCTTTCCATCGAGGAGTATATGGCGTTGGATCGCCTCATGGGAGCTTTGTTGACGGGAGAAGTTGTGGCTGTTCCCCGAAAGCAATTTATCAATGTGATGGAAGAATTGGTGATTAGTCGCTCCATTGCTCGGGTTGCGGAAGTTGAAGCTGGGGGAACCCAAAACTTAGACGTGGGGGATATTGCGGCCTATGCTCTCAACCGTCTACCTCCTCTATATGCAACGACGGAGGAAGGGGCGAGCTATCAACGGCAAAAGGCCCATGAGCAGTTGCAAGATTTGATTAATGAGCAGGTTGATGCGGCTTTGTCTCGGTATCTCGATCGGCCTGATTTTTATCCTGAACGTCAGGCGATCGCCTCCCCAGGCCAAGACAAGAGTGTTATTGCCCAAGTCAGTAAACTCCTAGAGGGCTATGCTTCTGGCTTTGAAAGTGAAGAAAACGTCTTTTCTTAA
- the ndhD2 gene encoding NADH dehydrogenase subunit D2: protein MDSLQIPWLTVAIALPILAALVIPLIPDKEGKTIRWYTLGVALTDFALLITAFWQNYDLGRTEFQLTENFSWIPQLGLNWSLGVDGLSMPLILLATLITTLAILAAWNVTKKPKLFAALILVMLSAQIGVFAVQDLLLFFIMWELELVPVYLLISIWGGKKRLYAATKFILYTALGSVFILASALALAFYGGAVTFDMQALGLKDYPPVLELLAYAGFLIGFGVKLPIFPLHTWLPDAHSEASAPVSMILAGVLLKMGGYGLIRLNMEMLPEAHIRFAPLLIILGIVNIVYGALTAFGQTNLKRRLASSSISHMGFVLVGIASFTDLGMNGAVLQMLSHGFIAAALFFLSGVTYERTHTLMMDEMSGIARLMPKTFAMFTAAAMASLALPGMSGFVSELTVFLGLSNSDAYSYGFKAIAIFLTAVGVILTPIYLLSMLREVFYGKASESPVMLSVGTDAKPREVFIAVCLLAPIIAIGLYPKLATTTYDLKTVEVAAKVRSALPIYAEQIAEKGDRQAHVWLTPQAPALIAPQLK from the coding sequence ATGGATAGCCTGCAAATTCCGTGGCTCACCGTGGCGATCGCCTTGCCGATCCTTGCTGCCCTTGTCATTCCTCTCATTCCGGACAAAGAAGGTAAAACCATCCGTTGGTATACCTTGGGTGTAGCCCTCACAGATTTTGCTCTCTTGATCACTGCTTTTTGGCAAAACTACGATCTCGGTCGTACGGAATTTCAACTCACTGAAAATTTCTCCTGGATTCCCCAATTAGGTTTGAACTGGTCCCTTGGGGTTGATGGTCTGTCGATGCCTTTGATTCTGTTGGCGACCTTGATCACCACCCTGGCCATCCTCGCCGCCTGGAACGTTACAAAGAAACCAAAGCTGTTTGCTGCCTTGATTTTGGTGATGTTGAGCGCCCAAATCGGCGTGTTTGCCGTGCAGGATTTGCTCTTATTTTTCATCATGTGGGAGCTTGAGTTGGTGCCTGTGTACCTCCTTATTTCTATTTGGGGTGGTAAGAAGCGTCTCTATGCGGCGACCAAATTTATCCTCTACACTGCCCTGGGTTCGGTGTTTATCCTTGCCTCTGCTTTAGCTCTGGCCTTCTATGGCGGTGCAGTAACCTTTGATATGCAGGCTCTGGGTCTTAAGGATTACCCGCCTGTTTTGGAACTCCTTGCCTATGCTGGCTTTTTGATTGGTTTTGGGGTGAAATTACCGATTTTCCCGCTCCATACTTGGCTCCCCGATGCCCACAGTGAAGCTTCTGCACCGGTATCGATGATTCTTGCTGGGGTTTTACTAAAAATGGGAGGCTATGGTCTGATTCGTCTCAATATGGAGATGCTACCAGAGGCCCACATTCGTTTTGCACCGTTGCTGATCATTCTCGGCATTGTCAACATTGTCTATGGCGCTCTAACGGCTTTTGGTCAGACCAACCTAAAACGTCGTCTTGCGTCTTCTTCGATTTCCCATATGGGCTTTGTGCTCGTCGGCATTGCTTCATTTACCGATTTGGGCATGAATGGGGCTGTGCTTCAGATGTTGTCCCATGGCTTTATTGCGGCAGCTCTCTTTTTCCTCTCTGGGGTGACCTATGAGCGTACCCATACTTTGATGATGGATGAGATGAGTGGAATCGCGCGGCTAATGCCCAAAACCTTTGCGATGTTCACGGCTGCGGCGATGGCGTCCTTGGCTCTGCCAGGCATGAGTGGTTTTGTGAGTGAACTGACGGTTTTCTTGGGTTTGAGCAACAGTGATGCCTATAGCTATGGCTTTAAGGCGATCGCCATTTTTCTGACTGCGGTCGGCGTGATTTTAACACCAATCTATCTGCTCTCTATGTTGCGGGAAGTGTTCTACGGCAAAGCATCTGAGTCTCCCGTCATGCTATCGGTTGGAACCGATGCAAAACCGAGGGAAGTCTTTATTGCGGTTTGTCTCTTGGCACCGATCATTGCCATTGGTCTATATCCGAAATTAGCAACGACCACCTACGATCTCAAGACTGTTGAAGTGGCAGCAAAAGTCCGTTCTGCTCTGCCGATTTATGCAGAACAGATTGCGGAAAAAGGCGATCGCCAAGCCCATGTTTGGTTAACGCCCCAAGCTCCTGCTCTAATTGCACCTCAATTGAAGTAG
- the sigG gene encoding RNA polymerase sigma-E factor, whose translation MGDESMSQSLYISIPSHGGVVPQSGVSPEKLSNYDLILQCQAGSKPDRAAFVELLRRYQSHVDRLLYHLAPDWQDRSDLSQEVWIRVYRNLQRLNEPQKFKGWLSRIITNLFYDELRKRKRIRRPLSLDNPLQTKDGEVTWDVAADDPSPDDDLATQEFYEHLRQAIAELPEVFRTTIVLREIEGLPYEEIAEITGVSLGTVKSRIARARAKLQDILQPYLTE comes from the coding sequence ATGGGTGACGAGAGCATGAGCCAATCCCTTTATATTTCCATCCCTTCCCATGGGGGCGTCGTTCCCCAGAGTGGTGTGTCTCCGGAAAAACTCTCTAACTATGATTTAATCCTCCAGTGCCAGGCAGGTAGTAAACCGGATAGAGCGGCCTTTGTGGAGCTCCTCCGACGCTATCAGTCCCATGTGGATCGACTTTTGTATCACCTTGCTCCGGACTGGCAAGACCGCTCTGATCTTTCCCAGGAAGTTTGGATTCGGGTCTATCGTAATTTGCAGCGGCTCAATGAACCCCAAAAGTTTAAAGGTTGGCTTAGCCGAATCATTACCAATCTTTTTTACGATGAGCTCCGTAAACGGAAGCGGATCCGGCGTCCCCTTTCCCTCGATAATCCGTTACAAACAAAAGATGGGGAAGTGACCTGGGATGTAGCGGCCGATGACCCCAGTCCTGATGATGATCTGGCAACCCAGGAGTTTTATGAACATCTACGGCAGGCGATCGCCGAACTACCAGAGGTGTTTCGAACAACTATTGTCCTCCGGGAAATTGAAGGTCTCCCCTACGAAGAAATCGCCGAAATTACTGGTGTGTCTTTAGGTACGGTAAAGTCTCGCATTGCCCGTGCCCGCGCCAAGCTCCAAGATATTCTTCAGCCTTATCTCACCGAATAG
- a CDS encoding hypothetical protein (conserved hypothetical protein) gives MEILLPLLIFSLSFIFGSFLEYWIHRAFHAHPKHFLKRIFPKLGQGHTQHHIGGTGQGFLWEFRNYVVGTSVVMFPLFLHSFTLGVSWFLGCFIYAAFAAYAHQLQHDNPVKCFWLPMPVHYVHHKYNQWHHNFGIGVDWWDRLFGTYRPKSDWLTEKEQRTAGQKLWQIKWL, from the coding sequence ATGGAAATTTTGCTACCCTTGTTGATCTTTAGTCTCTCCTTTATTTTTGGAAGTTTCCTTGAATATTGGATTCATCGTGCTTTCCATGCCCACCCAAAGCATTTCCTCAAGCGTATTTTTCCAAAACTAGGCCAAGGTCATACCCAACACCATATTGGGGGTACAGGCCAAGGTTTTTTGTGGGAATTTCGTAATTATGTCGTGGGCACCAGTGTGGTGATGTTTCCTTTATTTCTCCATTCTTTCACCCTGGGAGTGAGCTGGTTTCTGGGCTGTTTTATCTATGCTGCCTTTGCCGCCTATGCCCACCAACTACAGCATGACAATCCAGTGAAATGTTTCTGGCTGCCGATGCCTGTCCACTATGTCCATCACAAATACAACCAGTGGCATCATAATTTCGGCATTGGTGTGGATTGGTGGGATCGCTTATTTGGGACCTATCGTCCGAAATCAGATTGGCTTACAGAAAAAGAACAACGTACTGCTGGCCAAAAGCTTTGGCAAATTAAATGGCTTTAA
- a CDS encoding hypothetical protein (conserved hypothetical protein), whose product MKKIRSFYQQPIYDEAPVTPDFEQFQRLSAYFDGEATPDERREIQHLLDTNPEVKRQYHQLRQLRQALQLIPIPTSISAQYLGQRVLARLRRTQLRSISLWGSGAIAALLVAGFVGQAPQWGRTLFADNSPLTPTTTFSVETNAAVEDEALAVVLNRPVLQIPKLASATESPQ is encoded by the coding sequence ATGAAAAAAATCCGCTCTTTTTATCAGCAACCAATCTATGATGAGGCTCCAGTAACCCCAGACTTTGAACAATTTCAACGTCTTAGTGCTTACTTTGACGGAGAAGCCACCCCGGACGAACGCCGCGAAATTCAGCATCTCTTGGATACCAATCCTGAGGTCAAGCGCCAATATCATCAACTCCGCCAACTGCGGCAAGCTTTACAATTAATTCCCATTCCCACTAGTATCTCTGCCCAATATCTGGGTCAACGGGTTCTGGCAAGATTACGCCGCACTCAGTTAAGAAGCATCTCCCTTTGGGGTAGTGGGGCGATCGCCGCCTTGTTAGTGGCCGGATTTGTTGGTCAAGCCCCTCAGTGGGGCCGGACCCTATTCGCCGACAATTCCCCTCTGACCCCAACCACAACATTTTCAGTCGAAACGAATGCTGCCGTAGAGGATGAAGCCCTTGCTGTGGTTCTAAATCGCCCCGTATTACAAATTCCAAAACTTGCCAGTGCTACAGAATCGCCCCAATAA
- a CDS encoding hypothetical protein (conserved hypothetical protein): MTKFFWADRILRKILKNFSWLLCGQVLMAIANFGYLSLTAHALGVSTFGQLILVRAYMELIIGLTTFQSWQALIRYGADYLKHQDHLSFQNLLKLTTCLDLLGSLGGYLIAVGAAPLVGPLVGWDLPMVQDVQRLSLLILLTLSSTPMGLLRLCDRFDLLAILQMVAPLTRLLGTAIAFRLEAPLSAYLFAWLLGEVLNAVILLFWGWREAYKRGALSQINRSLKPLLTIKPQLLKFCLVSNLNASLPLALSLSPLIVGVFANPSAVALFRAGYEFSTPLRDLALLFTQSVYPELAHLSAQSRWRQFRKLLWKLGRILQGIGAILLLAILLTGQWLLYYAMGADFTAAYGPLVLLMMAGIFTMGNNLLEPALFAMDKPQISLRNNATAILLVYLPLLVVLTYYHGALGAGIATVIANGFGFSLNLLGTWRELQRRILTMPELLLR, encoded by the coding sequence ATGACTAAGTTTTTTTGGGCTGACCGCATTCTCCGTAAAATTTTAAAAAATTTCAGCTGGTTGCTCTGTGGTCAAGTTTTGATGGCGATCGCCAATTTCGGCTATCTCAGTTTGACTGCCCATGCCCTCGGTGTCTCCACTTTTGGTCAGCTGATTCTAGTGCGCGCTTATATGGAGCTGATCATTGGTCTAACGACTTTCCAATCCTGGCAAGCCCTGATTCGTTACGGCGCTGATTATCTCAAGCATCAAGACCATCTCAGTTTTCAAAATTTACTTAAACTGACTACCTGCCTTGATCTTTTAGGCTCTTTGGGCGGATATTTGATTGCGGTGGGAGCGGCCCCCCTAGTCGGGCCCTTGGTGGGCTGGGATCTACCGATGGTTCAGGATGTACAGCGTCTGAGTCTTTTAATTTTGTTGACCCTCAGCTCAACGCCGATGGGCTTACTGCGGCTTTGCGATCGCTTTGATCTTTTAGCCATCCTGCAAATGGTGGCTCCCCTCACGCGGCTACTGGGTACGGCGATCGCCTTTCGTCTCGAAGCCCCCCTGAGTGCCTATCTGTTCGCTTGGCTCCTGGGGGAAGTCTTAAATGCGGTGATTTTACTGTTTTGGGGATGGCGAGAAGCCTATAAACGCGGCGCTCTGTCTCAAATCAATCGCTCCTTAAAACCGTTACTCACCATCAAGCCCCAGCTTTTGAAATTTTGTCTTGTCTCTAACCTCAATGCGTCCTTACCCCTCGCCCTTAGTCTTAGTCCATTGATTGTGGGAGTCTTTGCCAACCCCAGTGCTGTAGCCCTTTTTCGGGCAGGGTATGAATTTTCAACGCCCCTCAGGGATTTAGCGTTGCTTTTTACCCAATCTGTTTACCCAGAACTCGCTCATCTCAGTGCCCAAAGCCGCTGGCGACAGTTCCGCAAACTCCTATGGAAACTGGGCCGCATCCTGCAAGGCATTGGGGCCATCCTTTTGCTTGCCATCCTCTTGACTGGGCAATGGCTCCTCTACTACGCGATGGGGGCTGATTTCACTGCTGCCTATGGCCCCCTGGTGCTGCTGATGATGGCTGGGATTTTTACGATGGGCAATAATCTTTTAGAGCCGGCTCTATTTGCGATGGATAAACCCCAGATTTCACTGCGAAATAATGCCACCGCTATTTTGCTCGTTTATCTCCCGCTCCTGGTGGTACTCACTTATTATCATGGTGCCTTGGGGGCTGGCATTGCGACTGTGATTGCCAATGGCTTTGGGTTTAGCCTAAATCTACTAGGGACTTGGCGCGAACTCCAGCGGCGTATTTTAACCATGCCTGAGCTTTTGTTGCGCTAG